The following proteins are co-located in the Polystyrenella longa genome:
- a CDS encoding FkbM family methyltransferase, with translation MPSLPRKLFDRVLSHPTLVEQPPVLVDIGASGDMHAAWKSLAAHSICIAFDADQREFDETTTASSGYKQLHLIPAAVVAEKQTDAPFYLTESPFCSSLLSPDNEALTVWDFAPLFEVKEKTTVPTITLPEVLNKLELDCIDWFKTDSQGTDLRLFMSLPEEIRNRILLAEFEPGLIDAYEGEDKLHEVLAQLSKEPFWLSHFDIKGPRRIASEILRQQSPTRQRLWSKGQRPSPGWGEMCYLNTYKGQHSLRSYLLGWMLTTLQNQHGFALELMVNAQELYNEPLLDDLNKWTTRRLSTSGLAQVPTWVIGKLLGK, from the coding sequence ATGCCCTCCCTTCCCCGCAAATTGTTCGATCGTGTTCTGTCGCACCCTACGCTCGTGGAGCAGCCGCCCGTGCTGGTCGATATTGGCGCGTCGGGTGACATGCACGCTGCTTGGAAATCGCTGGCGGCGCACTCGATCTGTATCGCCTTCGATGCTGATCAACGGGAATTCGATGAAACGACGACGGCCTCTTCCGGGTATAAGCAGTTGCATCTTATTCCCGCCGCAGTTGTGGCTGAAAAACAGACCGACGCGCCCTTCTACCTGACAGAATCCCCCTTCTGTTCCAGCCTGCTTTCCCCCGACAACGAGGCACTGACCGTTTGGGACTTTGCGCCGTTGTTCGAGGTTAAAGAGAAAACGACCGTCCCGACCATTACGTTACCGGAAGTCCTCAATAAACTGGAACTTGATTGCATCGACTGGTTCAAGACCGATTCGCAGGGGACGGATTTGCGTCTCTTCATGAGCTTGCCCGAAGAGATTCGGAACCGAATTCTCCTCGCGGAATTCGAACCCGGCCTGATCGACGCTTACGAAGGGGAAGACAAACTGCACGAAGTCCTGGCACAATTATCCAAAGAACCCTTCTGGCTCAGTCACTTCGATATCAAAGGCCCTCGTCGGATTGCATCCGAAATACTTCGCCAGCAATCCCCAACGCGTCAACGTCTTTGGTCGAAAGGGCAACGCCCCTCTCCCGGTTGGGGTGAGATGTGTTACCTCAATACTTATAAGGGACAACATTCGCTGCGAAGCTATCTCCTCGGTTGGATGCTCACCACACTCCAGAACCAACACGGCTTCGCTCTGGAGTTGATGGTTAACGCCCAAGAGTTATATAACGAACCTCTCTTGGACGACCTGAATAAATGGACCACCCGCCGACTGTCTACATCCGGGTTAGCACAAGTACCTACTTGGGTGATCGGAAAGTTGCTAGGCAAGTGA
- a CDS encoding FdhF/YdeP family oxidoreductase — MRKLKSGGGWQAMKYSFKLFHRVGWLNMWRSMSARNTCKTCAVGMGGQSGGMKNEAGHFPEVCKKSFQAMASDLQAAIPADFFEKMTIPKLRSLSSRELENSGRLVQPMICGPKHDQYRPISWEDAFDKIAGQMNASGPDKTFFYVSGRSSNEAGFLLQMMARLFGTNFVNNCSFYCHQPSGVGLTSSLGTGAGTVQLEDLDKTDLYILVGANPASNHPRLMRTLMEIRRRGGKVVVLNPVKELGLVNFKVPSDVRSLLFGSEIASTYIQPHIGGDMALLAGVAKNVLESNAQSQQFIDEHTEGFAEFKDQIDQTSWDEIITKSGVDRATIDDLSRQYMDAKNCVIAWAMGITHHLHATENVQMIANVALLRAMVGRREAGVMPIRGHSNVQGMGSVGVVPQLKTNMLERFEQKLGISIPKSPGYDTMACMQAARRGEMETAFCLGGNLFGSNPDAQFATEAFGNLKLNVYLSTTLNTGHAWGLGQETIILPVFPRDEEPQPTTQESMFSFVRMSDGGTQRLEGPRSEVSIINAIAKKLLGSDSPIDWDELESHSAIRKLISELIPGYEQLGEIDATKKEFHVTGRTLEGYNFPTPSGKAKFHALPIPEPPALQDNELRLMTVRSEGQFNTVVYDEEDIYRGQERRDVILLNETDMQKLGLTSDQRVRVKSGAGEMRYLLARPFFIRAGNALMYYPEANALVSTEVDDTSKTPSYKSIVITITPEEVASEQVATPVG; from the coding sequence ATGCGTAAACTGAAAAGTGGCGGTGGGTGGCAGGCGATGAAGTATAGCTTCAAGCTGTTCCATCGAGTCGGGTGGCTTAATATGTGGCGGTCGATGTCTGCCCGCAATACGTGTAAGACCTGTGCGGTTGGTATGGGGGGCCAGTCCGGGGGGATGAAGAACGAAGCGGGGCACTTCCCCGAAGTCTGTAAGAAATCGTTCCAGGCGATGGCGTCCGATTTACAGGCGGCTATTCCGGCGGACTTCTTCGAGAAAATGACGATCCCCAAACTTCGGTCCCTCTCTTCACGCGAATTGGAGAACAGCGGGCGGTTGGTTCAACCGATGATTTGTGGACCGAAGCACGACCAGTATCGTCCCATCAGTTGGGAGGACGCCTTTGATAAAATCGCCGGGCAAATGAACGCCAGCGGACCGGACAAAACCTTTTTCTATGTCAGTGGCCGCTCCTCCAACGAGGCCGGGTTTCTTCTGCAGATGATGGCCCGCCTGTTCGGGACGAACTTCGTCAACAACTGTTCGTTCTATTGCCATCAACCGAGCGGCGTCGGGCTGACGAGTAGCTTGGGAACCGGGGCGGGGACGGTTCAACTGGAAGATCTCGATAAGACCGACCTCTATATTCTGGTCGGTGCTAACCCGGCCTCCAATCATCCGCGGTTGATGCGCACGTTGATGGAAATTCGGCGACGCGGTGGTAAAGTCGTCGTGCTGAACCCGGTTAAAGAACTCGGCCTCGTCAACTTTAAAGTGCCAAGCGATGTCCGCAGCCTGTTGTTCGGTTCCGAAATTGCGAGCACCTACATCCAGCCTCATATCGGGGGCGACATGGCACTGCTCGCCGGTGTGGCGAAGAATGTGCTCGAAAGTAATGCCCAGTCTCAACAGTTTATTGATGAACACACCGAAGGCTTCGCGGAATTCAAAGATCAAATCGATCAGACGAGTTGGGACGAAATCATTACCAAGTCGGGTGTGGATCGCGCGACGATTGATGACTTGAGCCGCCAGTACATGGATGCCAAAAACTGTGTTATCGCCTGGGCCATGGGAATCACGCATCATCTGCATGCGACCGAAAATGTGCAGATGATCGCCAACGTCGCTCTGCTTCGCGCGATGGTTGGTCGGCGTGAAGCGGGCGTCATGCCGATTCGTGGTCACAGTAATGTGCAGGGAATGGGGTCCGTGGGCGTCGTGCCGCAATTGAAAACGAATATGCTCGAACGGTTCGAGCAAAAACTCGGCATTTCCATTCCCAAGTCACCCGGTTACGACACGATGGCCTGCATGCAGGCGGCCCGGCGAGGAGAGATGGAAACTGCCTTCTGTCTGGGAGGCAACCTGTTCGGCAGCAACCCGGATGCGCAGTTCGCGACGGAGGCGTTTGGTAACCTCAAATTAAACGTCTATCTCTCGACAACATTAAACACCGGCCACGCCTGGGGACTTGGTCAGGAAACGATCATTCTGCCCGTTTTTCCTCGCGATGAAGAACCTCAACCCACAACCCAGGAGTCGATGTTCAGCTTCGTCCGAATGAGCGACGGAGGAACACAACGCCTGGAAGGTCCACGGAGTGAAGTCAGCATTATCAACGCCATCGCCAAAAAATTGCTTGGCAGCGACAGCCCGATTGATTGGGACGAACTGGAAAGTCACTCCGCCATTCGCAAACTGATTTCGGAATTGATTCCAGGTTACGAACAACTGGGTGAGATCGACGCCACCAAAAAAGAATTTCACGTCACTGGCCGAACCTTGGAAGGCTACAATTTTCCAACCCCCAGCGGCAAAGCGAAGTTCCACGCCTTACCGATTCCGGAACCACCCGCTCTGCAGGATAACGAACTCCGGTTAATGACGGTTCGTTCCGAAGGTCAGTTCAACACGGTTGTTTACGATGAAGAAGATATCTACCGGGGACAGGAACGCCGCGATGTCATACTGCTCAACGAAACGGACATGCAAAAACTCGGGTTAACCTCCGACCAGCGCGTGCGAGTCAAAAGTGGCGCGGGTGAAATGCGTTACCTACTGGCCCGGCCGTTCTTCATTCGGGCGGGCAATGCCTTGATGTATTACCCCGAAGCGAATGCACTGGTTTCAACCGAGGTCGATGATACGTCGAAGACTCCCAGTTATAAATCGATCGTCATCACCATCACTCCCGAAGAAGTCGCTTCCGAACAGGTCGCCACCCCGGTCGGATAA
- a CDS encoding VOC family protein has translation MQPHGVLETIIYADDLTGIKQFYTDVLGLEVLDEDPPHHIFFRCRQSLFLVFNPDRSSGHNMEVAGVEIPRHGAHGPCHMAFRMKENELEEWRQKLTEKEIEIEAEIDWPQGGKSLYFRDPANNSIELATAKLWKILED, from the coding sequence ATGCAACCACACGGTGTTCTGGAAACGATTATTTACGCCGACGATCTCACGGGGATCAAGCAGTTCTACACGGATGTCCTCGGGCTGGAAGTGCTGGATGAGGATCCCCCGCATCACATTTTTTTTCGTTGTCGGCAGAGTCTGTTTCTCGTCTTCAATCCAGACCGATCCAGCGGGCACAACATGGAAGTCGCCGGTGTCGAGATCCCCCGCCATGGAGCCCACGGCCCCTGTCACATGGCTTTCCGGATGAAGGAAAACGAACTGGAAGAATGGAGACAAAAACTGACTGAGAAAGAAATCGAAATCGAAGCTGAAATCGACTGGCCCCAGGGCGGCAAATCCCTCTACTTCCGCGACCCGGCCAACAATAGCATCGAACTGGCCACCGCCAAGTTATGGAAGATCTTGGAGGATTAG
- a CDS encoding metal-dependent hydrolase produces the protein MTTIEHALVGMHGALLLGVNTKAGWAAITLAAVASILPDFDGLALLVSVEQFDAGHRVWGHNLLVIVITSLILAGSQYRFHWIERLARRSSRILLTEAQTRVNSPPVAASFLFLFVIVATCQIVHLFCDMVVSGGHGLSHWEVLPFWPFHNKGFVFPLIPWGDVGPTVILMLGAITLAKLPQLTKTISGVTLLTLCSYLAARGAMS, from the coding sequence ATGACCACGATCGAACATGCGCTGGTCGGTATGCATGGTGCTTTACTATTAGGGGTGAATACAAAAGCGGGTTGGGCAGCAATCACGCTGGCGGCGGTAGCGTCGATTCTCCCCGACTTCGACGGGCTGGCACTGCTGGTGAGTGTGGAGCAGTTTGATGCGGGGCACCGGGTTTGGGGACATAACCTGTTGGTGATTGTGATCACCTCTCTCATCCTGGCAGGTTCACAGTATCGGTTTCACTGGATCGAACGGCTTGCCCGGCGGTCCAGCCGGATACTCCTCACCGAGGCCCAGACGCGAGTTAATAGCCCACCAGTCGCGGCCTCGTTTCTCTTTCTGTTTGTAATCGTCGCCACCTGTCAGATCGTGCATCTCTTCTGCGACATGGTGGTCTCGGGCGGCCACGGCCTATCACACTGGGAAGTCCTCCCCTTCTGGCCATTTCACAACAAGGGCTTTGTCTTCCCCCTCATCCCCTGGGGCGATGTTGGCCCCACAGTCATCCTGATGCTGGGTGCCATCACCCTCGCCAAACTCCCGCAACTCACAAAAACCATTTCCGGTGTGACCTTACTGACGCTATGCAGTTACCTGGCAGCACGCGGCGCGATGAGTTGA
- a CDS encoding beta/alpha barrel domain-containing protein, with the protein MNLFKRLEWNLSQSLKHTVIGFHKKSGKVMLSDTTLRDGEQMPGATLEPDEKVRIAQLLEKTGVHSLDAGFPASSQADIDAIRMMVGVIKKPVLTALCRTVKGDVDAAEVALEGQPLAKRGVSLFCGTSPLHREHKLNKSKTEILDLIGETVSYASKKFLIVAFSPEDASRTEKDFLCECYTEAIKAGATTIGFPDTVGFLTPPQAVDFIKEIQSNVPNLHKALLAVHFHNDLGLAVANSLACIAEGANVVQCTVNGIGERAGNAALEEVAVALKMHEKEFGRKVKIDLAQLGPLSQTVSELTGIPISRLKPIGGQQAFTPDPTGFEIAAYDASIVGL; encoded by the coding sequence ATGAATCTGTTTAAACGCCTCGAATGGAATCTTTCGCAGTCCCTGAAGCACACCGTGATTGGCTTTCACAAAAAGTCGGGCAAGGTGATGCTCAGCGACACGACTCTCCGCGATGGCGAACAGATGCCGGGCGCCACCTTGGAACCAGACGAGAAAGTCCGTATTGCTCAACTACTTGAGAAAACGGGAGTTCATTCGCTCGACGCCGGTTTCCCTGCATCCTCGCAAGCCGATATCGACGCCATTCGTATGATGGTGGGAGTCATCAAAAAGCCGGTCCTCACAGCTCTCTGCCGGACTGTCAAAGGAGATGTCGATGCTGCCGAAGTTGCTCTCGAAGGCCAACCACTGGCCAAGAGGGGGGTCAGCCTGTTCTGTGGAACGAGTCCCCTGCACCGGGAACATAAACTGAATAAATCGAAAACAGAAATTCTGGATCTCATCGGAGAGACGGTTTCTTATGCCTCCAAAAAATTTCTGATCGTCGCCTTCAGCCCGGAGGACGCCAGCCGAACCGAAAAAGATTTTCTTTGCGAATGTTACACCGAGGCCATCAAAGCCGGGGCAACCACCATCGGCTTCCCCGACACCGTCGGTTTTCTCACTCCACCGCAGGCGGTTGATTTCATCAAAGAGATTCAGAGCAACGTCCCCAACCTGCACAAAGCTCTGCTCGCCGTTCACTTTCACAATGATCTCGGTCTCGCCGTGGCAAACTCACTCGCCTGCATCGCAGAGGGAGCCAACGTCGTCCAATGTACGGTTAACGGAATTGGCGAACGAGCGGGCAACGCCGCGCTCGAAGAAGTCGCCGTAGCACTAAAGATGCATGAAAAAGAATTCGGTCGCAAAGTCAAAATCGATCTCGCGCAACTTGGACCGCTAAGCCAAACCGTCTCCGAGCTAACCGGCATCCCCATCTCGCGTCTCAAACCCATCGGAGGTCAACAAGCCTTCACCCCCGATCCCACCGGGTTTGAGATAGCCGCCTACGATGCGAGCATTGTAGGGCTATAG
- a CDS encoding sugar phosphate nucleotidyltransferase, translating into MSDQLAIVLAAGRSTRMKSDLPKVLHEIHGKPMIDYVLDAVRSAGLNKVVVVVGHQAERVQQALSHHDELEFALQTEQLGTGHAVMSCRDQLAAHNGPVVVLAGDTPLLQASSLEGLVKQLVDNNASAVIGSANTENNFGLGRVVRSADGQFERIVEQKDANEAEQQITEINTGCYAFDSQSLLRSLDQLKPENSQSEYYLTDCPGIMQQAGETVLASCLFTIEEAMGVNTQEQLAEVSQAIQPC; encoded by the coding sequence ATGAGCGATCAACTGGCCATTGTACTGGCAGCAGGACGCAGTACCCGGATGAAATCAGACCTGCCCAAGGTTCTGCATGAAATCCACGGGAAACCGATGATCGACTATGTTCTGGATGCCGTTCGCAGTGCGGGGTTGAATAAAGTCGTGGTCGTCGTCGGCCATCAGGCTGAACGCGTGCAGCAAGCACTTTCGCATCATGACGAGTTAGAATTTGCTTTGCAAACAGAACAACTGGGCACAGGCCATGCCGTGATGAGTTGTCGCGATCAACTGGCGGCACACAACGGACCCGTCGTAGTTCTTGCGGGCGATACGCCGTTGCTGCAAGCAAGCTCTTTGGAAGGGCTGGTTAAACAACTCGTTGATAATAATGCGAGTGCCGTGATCGGTTCTGCGAACACCGAAAATAACTTCGGCCTCGGACGCGTTGTCCGCAGCGCCGATGGTCAATTTGAACGGATCGTCGAACAGAAAGATGCCAATGAAGCCGAACAGCAAATCACCGAGATCAATACCGGATGTTACGCGTTTGACTCGCAGTCGCTGCTCCGTTCACTCGATCAGTTGAAACCGGAAAACTCTCAATCGGAGTATTACCTGACGGACTGCCCCGGCATAATGCAGCAAGCAGGTGAAACGGTTCTCGCCAGCTGCCTGTTCACCATCGAAGAAGCGATGGGCGTGAACACTCAGGAACAACTGGCCGAAGTCAGCCAGGCCATTCAACCCTGCTGA
- a CDS encoding 3'-5' exonuclease, whose product MENEQQQQVAYLIFDVETVADGDLIAKVRYPGKGHSAEEAVRQYRDELLEQTGRDVLPATFMLPISVAVAKIDSHFRLIDLTVLDSPEYRPHEITRRFWMGWRHYQHPTFVTFNGRGYDLPVMELAAYRYGYSLPEWFNLNARSFEQARNRYNTTSHLDLMDLFTNFGAGKATGGLNLLANLIGKPGKTGIDGSYVQDMYERGEVEAINDYCRCDVLDTYFVFLRSRVLCGQLTIEQEQDLVSKTKTWLETQATDSPAYTHYLKHWGKWSPPATEV is encoded by the coding sequence ATGGAAAATGAACAACAGCAGCAGGTCGCCTACCTGATCTTTGACGTAGAAACGGTTGCGGATGGAGATTTAATCGCCAAAGTCCGATACCCGGGTAAAGGGCATTCCGCAGAAGAGGCGGTTCGGCAGTATCGGGATGAGTTGCTGGAGCAAACTGGGAGAGATGTTTTACCAGCAACCTTTATGCTGCCGATCTCGGTGGCGGTGGCAAAGATTGATTCCCACTTTCGCCTGATCGATCTGACGGTCCTCGACTCTCCGGAATACCGCCCGCACGAAATTACGCGGCGTTTCTGGATGGGCTGGCGGCACTACCAGCATCCTACTTTTGTCACTTTCAACGGTCGTGGCTACGATTTGCCCGTGATGGAACTCGCTGCGTATCGATACGGTTACAGTCTTCCAGAGTGGTTCAATCTCAACGCCCGGTCATTCGAGCAGGCGCGGAACAGATACAACACGACTTCGCATTTGGATCTGATGGATCTCTTCACCAACTTTGGTGCAGGCAAAGCAACCGGTGGCCTCAACTTGCTGGCGAACCTGATCGGCAAACCGGGCAAGACAGGCATCGATGGTTCTTATGTGCAAGACATGTATGAACGGGGTGAAGTCGAAGCGATCAACGATTACTGTCGCTGCGATGTGCTCGATACGTATTTCGTGTTCCTTCGCAGCCGCGTTCTCTGCGGTCAACTGACGATCGAGCAGGAACAGGATCTCGTCTCCAAGACTAAGACGTGGCTCGAAACCCAGGCAACCGATAGCCCGGCTTATACACACTACCTGAAACACTGGGGCAAATGGTCTCCACCAGCGACAGAGGTGTAG
- a CDS encoding AAA family ATPase, whose amino-acid sequence MTTPDQPTTERNPNPKDAQEALQEREAKALQGLAAAQSRLRTEIRKVIIGQEEVVDLMLTSLFSGGHCLLVGVPGLAKTLLVSTIAQALELSYRRIQFTPDLMPSDITGTDVLQDDPETGKRSFRFMKGPLFTNILLADEINRTPPKTQAALLEAMQERHVSVGTHTYKLPDPFFVLATQNPIEQEGTYPLPEAQLDRFMYQITVSYPSAAEELRILKQTTRGARPELDCALTGAQVLALQEVVQKIPVPEHVYVYARDLIRQTRPLEEGAYPFIKQYVSWGAGPRAGQFLIMGAKAYALLQGRFQVTTKDVQAIARPVLRHRLVTNFQADSDRIQPDDVVAMLLEQVQVEAKASAKSLRDV is encoded by the coding sequence ATGACGACCCCAGACCAACCCACAACCGAAAGAAACCCCAATCCGAAGGACGCGCAAGAGGCGTTACAGGAACGGGAGGCCAAAGCACTGCAAGGTCTGGCGGCAGCTCAATCACGGTTGCGGACCGAGATCCGGAAGGTGATCATCGGTCAGGAGGAAGTCGTTGACCTGATGCTGACATCCCTGTTCAGCGGCGGACACTGCCTGCTGGTGGGAGTCCCTGGCTTGGCAAAGACGTTACTGGTCAGCACCATTGCCCAGGCATTGGAGCTTTCCTACCGACGAATCCAATTTACGCCCGACCTGATGCCCTCGGACATAACCGGAACGGACGTATTACAGGACGATCCGGAAACGGGTAAACGGAGTTTCCGGTTCATGAAAGGACCGTTGTTTACCAATATCCTGCTGGCCGATGAAATCAACCGGACGCCTCCCAAAACACAGGCGGCATTGCTCGAAGCAATGCAAGAACGCCATGTCAGCGTGGGCACCCATACCTACAAGCTACCTGATCCCTTCTTTGTACTGGCGACACAGAACCCGATTGAACAGGAAGGGACTTATCCTCTTCCCGAGGCGCAGCTCGATCGGTTTATGTATCAGATTACAGTTTCCTATCCGTCCGCCGCGGAAGAACTCCGAATTCTAAAACAAACGACACGCGGCGCCCGTCCCGAACTCGATTGCGCGTTGACTGGGGCACAGGTGCTGGCTCTACAGGAAGTCGTACAGAAGATTCCAGTTCCCGAACATGTTTATGTCTATGCCCGCGATTTGATCCGGCAAACCCGACCACTGGAGGAGGGGGCTTACCCCTTTATTAAACAGTACGTTTCCTGGGGAGCCGGGCCTCGCGCGGGGCAGTTCCTCATTATGGGGGCCAAAGCCTACGCGCTCCTGCAGGGACGATTTCAAGTAACGACTAAAGATGTTCAGGCCATTGCACGACCTGTGCTCAGGCACCGCTTGGTGACGAATTTCCAAGCAGATAGTGACCGGATCCAACCAGACGACGTGGTTGCCATGTTACTTGAACAAGTTCAAGTCGAAGCGAAAGCCTCCGCCAAATCGCTACGGGATGTCTGA
- a CDS encoding PAS domain-containing hybrid sensor histidine kinase/response regulator, with amino-acid sequence MLNTTTSEESVANESASSVNDFVISILRPLAGYFSLFFLALTGYYCFALPARGNMLTVAAASTSLLMLTIWFLSVSTRFQNRSAHLKLSLCMLQILTFLIISENYYHSTLADVLNPLAMVGIGSLYLSRKWLVGTLASYFLIFFYIHLDLSPENLLDEHAIILLCSAGVSLFVNFIRMKSFHELNETRAHEAAQKVEMEQILQDLQRREELFRMLGQSLPIGIFKTDDKGRCTFSNNRWQSISQIPFSQMMNAHWCDAIHKSERQKAHDAWTRTTLSGERFSSLFRLNDLKGKKRWGMLSINPVCSDQGVLYFGAVEDVTESKLAEEELKTYAEDLQTAKEADERNAQQLVKVVEELEEAKQRAEASTRAKSEFLANMSHEIRTPMTAIIGYSNILLEEYEDNRELSEALSIINRNGEFLLQIINDILDISKIEAGKLQVENIVCRPIELIEEVFSLMEGRAKDQNIPLLVEYIGTIPELIHSDPVRLRQILFNLLSNAIKFTKEGFVKLRVSFLPEVEQLVFEVIDSGIGMNSNQVANLFQPFSQADQSTTRKYGGTGLGLTISRRLAEMLNGKLTAASEPGKGSTFTATIGVHGVNDSCMVNPVSFKAIESTTSTSTEMALPPKQVAPVAEIASTSQKETRILLAEDGKDNQRLISMLLKKAGMEITVVENGQLAVEEAMEKEADRRPYDVILMDMQMPVMDGYTATSTLRQLGYQRPIVALTAHAMSSDRQKCISAGTDDFETKPINRKRLVDVIERAQQKYLQESTKDHALHS; translated from the coding sequence ATGTTAAACACAACTACTAGCGAAGAGTCTGTTGCAAACGAAAGCGCATCGTCGGTTAACGACTTTGTTATCAGTATTCTGCGCCCGCTGGCCGGCTATTTCAGCCTCTTCTTCCTGGCGCTCACCGGTTATTACTGTTTCGCTTTGCCTGCGAGAGGAAACATGCTTACGGTAGCGGCTGCAAGTACCTCGCTGCTGATGCTGACGATATGGTTCTTGTCCGTTTCGACCCGATTTCAGAATCGATCCGCACATCTGAAGCTCAGTTTGTGCATGCTGCAGATATTGACGTTCCTTATCATCTCTGAGAACTATTACCATTCCACGCTGGCTGATGTCCTGAACCCGCTCGCCATGGTGGGAATTGGTAGCCTTTATCTCTCACGTAAATGGTTGGTGGGAACCTTAGCCAGTTACTTCCTCATCTTCTTTTATATTCATCTGGATCTCTCTCCAGAAAACCTGCTGGACGAACATGCAATAATTTTGCTTTGTTCTGCCGGTGTTTCGCTGTTTGTGAACTTCATCCGTATGAAATCGTTCCACGAACTCAACGAAACCCGCGCTCATGAAGCCGCCCAGAAAGTGGAGATGGAGCAGATCCTGCAAGATCTGCAGCGGCGTGAAGAACTGTTCCGTATGTTGGGACAATCCTTGCCGATCGGTATTTTCAAAACCGACGACAAAGGCCGTTGTACCTTTTCCAATAACCGTTGGCAGTCGATTTCGCAGATACCATTCAGCCAGATGATGAACGCACACTGGTGCGATGCTATTCATAAATCGGAACGCCAGAAAGCACACGATGCCTGGACACGAACCACCTTGTCAGGCGAACGTTTCAGTTCACTCTTCCGCCTTAACGACCTGAAAGGCAAAAAACGGTGGGGCATGCTCAGCATCAATCCGGTCTGTTCCGATCAGGGTGTCCTGTACTTCGGGGCGGTGGAAGATGTCACCGAATCCAAGCTAGCAGAAGAAGAACTCAAAACCTACGCGGAAGACCTGCAAACCGCCAAGGAAGCAGATGAGCGTAATGCTCAGCAATTGGTAAAAGTGGTCGAAGAACTGGAAGAGGCCAAGCAGAGAGCAGAAGCCTCGACGCGGGCTAAGTCCGAATTCCTGGCGAACATGAGTCACGAAATCAGAACCCCGATGACGGCTATTATTGGGTATTCCAACATCTTGCTCGAAGAATACGAAGACAATAGGGAACTCTCCGAAGCACTCTCCATCATTAACCGTAATGGTGAGTTTCTATTACAAATCATTAACGACATTCTGGATATTTCCAAAATCGAAGCGGGTAAGCTTCAGGTCGAAAATATTGTCTGTCGCCCCATCGAGTTGATCGAAGAAGTCTTTTCCTTGATGGAAGGACGGGCGAAGGATCAGAATATCCCACTGCTCGTGGAATACATAGGTACGATTCCGGAACTAATCCATAGTGATCCGGTTCGGTTGCGGCAGATTCTGTTCAACCTGCTAAGTAATGCGATTAAGTTTACCAAAGAAGGTTTCGTTAAACTGCGGGTTTCCTTCCTGCCTGAAGTGGAGCAGCTGGTATTCGAAGTCATCGACAGCGGAATCGGAATGAATTCCAATCAGGTTGCCAATCTCTTCCAGCCATTTTCTCAGGCCGATCAATCAACGACGCGTAAATATGGCGGAACGGGCCTTGGTCTGACAATTTCCAGACGTCTCGCCGAGATGCTCAACGGAAAATTGACAGCCGCATCCGAACCAGGCAAAGGGAGCACCTTCACCGCAACGATTGGAGTCCATGGTGTCAATGATTCGTGCATGGTCAATCCCGTCAGTTTCAAAGCCATCGAGTCGACCACCTCGACGTCAACAGAGATGGCCTTACCCCCAAAGCAAGTCGCTCCCGTTGCTGAAATCGCCTCCACCTCGCAGAAAGAAACCCGTATTCTGCTTGCTGAAGATGGTAAAGATAATCAACGACTGATTTCGATGCTACTTAAAAAGGCGGGGATGGAAATCACCGTGGTCGAAAACGGACAGTTAGCCGTAGAAGAAGCGATGGAGAAAGAAGCGGACAGACGGCCGTATGATGTGATCCTCATGGATATGCAGATGCCGGTCATGGACGGTTACACCGCAACATCGACTTTGCGACAGCTTGGCTACCAGCGTCCTATCGTCGCTCTGACTGCTCATGCGATGAGTAGCGACCGACAAAAATGTATCTCAGCCGGAACAGATGATTTCGAAACGAAGCCAATCAATCGCAAACGTCTTGTTGATGTGATTGAGCGGGCTCAACAGAAGTATCTGCAGGAAAGCACTAAGGATCATGCTCTCCACAGCTAG